A single Armatimonadota bacterium DNA region contains:
- a CDS encoding glycosyltransferase family 9 protein — protein MSKRVLVYQIGALGDTIVSIPAYRAIRRNMPGAHVQILQAQLAPGRVSPSDLLVREGLVDSVLSYPLARDGSGLKTRLSAWWTTVIARPDVIVYIGPAERTPEDVRRDRLFFRMTGFARLVGFHAADYASYQKRDAAGLLPPMPAQSKMRLDRLALDGFDTKPDDLRLPLLHPDRSEQERALEWLSARRRHPDRKLLAMGIGSAQGSTKWPLERFEAVGKAMLDAGSVEIVVVGGPAEKEAGEGLVAAWGDGLVAAGEFDAHGSAALLKLADLYVGLNTGTTHVASAAGAAIVALYSDHNQPGEWDPMGEGHTLIDHRGPCGGCRVTECHEPGHPCMNGIQTGPVIEALTRRIKEA, from the coding sequence GTGAGCAAGCGAGTCTTGGTCTATCAAATCGGTGCCTTAGGCGACACGATCGTTTCGATCCCGGCGTACCGGGCGATCCGACGGAACATGCCTGGTGCCCACGTCCAGATCCTGCAAGCCCAACTCGCGCCCGGCCGAGTCTCCCCGTCCGACCTGCTTGTCCGAGAGGGTCTGGTCGACAGCGTCCTGTCCTATCCTCTGGCACGCGACGGGTCCGGACTGAAGACCCGCTTGTCGGCTTGGTGGACCACGGTCATAGCCCGCCCCGACGTCATCGTCTACATCGGCCCGGCCGAAAGGACGCCGGAGGACGTCCGAAGGGACAGGCTCTTCTTCCGCATGACAGGCTTCGCCCGACTGGTCGGGTTCCACGCCGCCGACTACGCTTCCTACCAAAAGCGCGACGCAGCCGGACTGCTTCCACCGATGCCCGCACAAAGCAAGATGCGGCTCGATCGCTTGGCGTTGGACGGGTTCGACACGAAGCCGGACGACTTGCGACTGCCGTTGCTCCATCCTGACCGGTCCGAACAGGAGCGGGCCTTGGAGTGGCTTTCGGCGAGGCGGCGACACCCTGACCGGAAACTGCTTGCCATGGGCATTGGTTCGGCCCAAGGGAGCACGAAGTGGCCGCTCGAACGGTTCGAAGCCGTCGGCAAAGCGATGCTCGATGCAGGTTCAGTCGAAATCGTCGTCGTCGGAGGGCCGGCCGAAAAGGAGGCGGGGGAAGGCCTCGTCGCAGCCTGGGGCGACGGCCTGGTCGCAGCGGGCGAATTCGACGCCCACGGATCGGCCGCCCTGCTCAAGCTCGCGGACCTTTATGTCGGGCTGAACACCGGCACGACCCACGTCGCGTCGGCCGCCGGCGCGGCGATCGTGGCCCTCTATTCAGACCACAACCAGCCCGGTGAATGGGACCCGATGGGGGAAGGTCACACGTTGATCGACCATCGTGGGCCGTGCGGAGGGTGCCGTGTCACCGAGTGCCATGAGCCCGGACACCCTTGCATGAACGGCATCCAGACGGGCCCTGTCATCGAGGCGTTGACCCGGCGGATCAAAGAGGCTTAG
- a CDS encoding adenylate/guanylate cyclase domain-containing protein, whose product MGLEGQLLPSKRTLSDDTVVEIHMLASRLRQDLGELDDEAIQAISEATGAPEDYVRLAVRSAPVEERSTFIDRMKGAFTAFDPTLRRVTIASVLAAGCGLANAVAGATRDSSGLFGALALIAVIGALWNSAVAKDVRVALLSGGLFGAVSFVVMALFTFLFSLLPQVQLRGPHSMFMLLTTVLGAFGGGIAHALFTANRKKLGLRDPASERQELLHQLQEIQEKLKSDERFVTFVSLDIVGSTGLKAESDPLTVEFTFTEYQKFVQAVVERHGGTVHSTAGDGTTCVFENPQMAYIAGRALLAGLFEFNSFRNRLVRPIEIRVGVHTGSAHIPGQNLTNVNFAHVIDVAAHMQKAAAPGTMVVSETTAKYVSGGLAGIGSEVVDVHGFQAAQWRPRVAIDALPKASEVAGL is encoded by the coding sequence GTGGGCTTAGAAGGCCAGTTGTTACCGAGTAAGAGGACGCTGAGCGACGATACGGTCGTTGAGATCCATATGCTCGCGTCCCGGTTGCGCCAGGATCTGGGCGAACTGGACGACGAAGCCATTCAGGCGATTTCGGAAGCCACGGGCGCGCCCGAGGACTACGTGCGCCTTGCCGTCCGCTCCGCTCCGGTGGAGGAAAGATCGACCTTCATCGACCGGATGAAGGGCGCGTTCACGGCCTTCGACCCGACGCTCCGCCGCGTCACCATCGCCAGTGTCCTTGCGGCCGGTTGTGGGCTCGCGAACGCGGTCGCGGGCGCGACCCGCGATTCGTCCGGCCTGTTCGGCGCCCTGGCGCTCATCGCCGTCATCGGCGCGCTCTGGAACAGTGCCGTCGCCAAGGACGTGCGCGTCGCCCTTTTGTCGGGGGGACTGTTCGGCGCGGTGTCGTTCGTCGTCATGGCCTTGTTCACGTTCCTGTTCAGTCTTCTCCCGCAAGTCCAGCTTCGAGGGCCGCACTCGATGTTCATGCTGTTGACGACGGTGCTCGGCGCGTTCGGCGGAGGCATCGCCCATGCCCTGTTCACGGCGAACCGGAAGAAGCTCGGCTTGCGCGATCCTGCTTCGGAGCGGCAAGAGCTGCTGCACCAGTTGCAAGAGATACAAGAAAAGCTGAAGTCGGACGAGCGGTTCGTGACCTTCGTCAGCCTGGACATCGTCGGTTCCACGGGCCTCAAAGCCGAATCCGATCCCTTGACCGTCGAGTTCACGTTCACGGAGTATCAGAAATTCGTCCAAGCGGTCGTCGAACGACACGGCGGGACGGTCCATTCGACGGCGGGCGACGGGACGACGTGCGTGTTCGAAAACCCGCAGATGGCGTACATCGCGGGTCGGGCTTTACTGGCCGGCCTTTTCGAATTCAACAGCTTTAGGAACCGCCTCGTCCGACCGATCGAGATCCGTGTCGGCGTCCATACGGGCAGCGCCCACATTCCCGGGCAGAACCTTACGAACGTGAATTTTGCCCACGTGATCGATGTCGCCGCGCACATGCAAAAGGCCGCGGCACCGGGCACGATGGTCGTCAGCGAGACCACGGCTAAGTACGTTTCGGGCGGGCTTGCCGGGATCGGATCCGAGGTCGTCGACGTCCACG
- a CDS encoding prepilin-type N-terminal cleavage/methylation domain-containing protein — MKRAFTLIELLVVIAIIAILAAILFPVFAQAKFAAKKSSGLSNNKQIGTAMHMYLQDNDDVYMPAYYYNDPNAGGSLDDTGIQNWSGVVMPYVKNKQIFVSPFDPLGGQPPTNFMGNNEGCGVPGGATAGNPNIQDNQACRLSYTVNEQVLPRPRGGVGGVKIGQPQSVVSATALDKPAGTIVLTEFTEYVNAVSGGGPGGVRFKAHRPTDALALDANGTIPYDTSNTNNKPIYALSSKAAELLFDKQSTIPFGDGSNPHIVYMNSGRKSNGVTMCFADGHAKSLKVSQTLQCDNFLWGTAAYNQSGEPVLCPLTGVPVK, encoded by the coding sequence ATGAAACGCGCCTTCACCTTGATCGAACTCCTTGTGGTCATTGCGATCATCGCGATCCTCGCCGCCATCCTCTTCCCGGTCTTCGCCCAGGCGAAGTTCGCCGCGAAGAAGTCGAGCGGGCTCAGCAACAACAAACAGATCGGGACCGCCATGCACATGTACTTGCAGGACAACGACGACGTGTACATGCCCGCCTACTACTACAACGACCCGAACGCCGGCGGAAGCCTGGACGACACCGGGATCCAGAACTGGAGCGGCGTGGTCATGCCGTACGTGAAGAACAAGCAGATCTTCGTGTCGCCCTTCGACCCGCTCGGCGGCCAACCTCCGACCAACTTCATGGGCAACAACGAGGGGTGCGGCGTTCCGGGCGGGGCCACGGCCGGAAACCCGAACATCCAAGACAACCAGGCGTGCCGCCTGAGCTACACGGTCAACGAGCAAGTGCTACCTCGCCCGAGAGGCGGCGTGGGCGGCGTCAAGATCGGACAGCCTCAGTCGGTCGTCAGCGCCACGGCCTTGGACAAGCCTGCCGGAACGATCGTGCTTACGGAGTTCACCGAATACGTCAACGCCGTGAGCGGCGGCGGCCCCGGCGGCGTCCGGTTCAAAGCCCACAGGCCGACCGACGCTTTGGCCCTGGACGCCAACGGAACCATCCCTTACGACACGAGCAACACGAACAACAAGCCGATCTACGCGCTGTCTTCCAAAGCTGCCGAACTCCTGTTCGACAAGCAGTCCACGATTCCGTTCGGCGATGGCTCGAACCCGCACATCGTGTACATGAACAGCGGTCGTAAATCGAACGGAGTGACCATGTGCTTCGCCGATGGACACGCCAAGAGCCTCAAGGTCTCTCAGACCCTCCAGTGCGACAACTTCCTTTGGGGCACCGCCGCATACAACCAGAGCGGCGAGCCGGTCCTCTGCCCCTTGACCGGCGTCCCCGTCAAGTGA
- a CDS encoding DNRLRE domain-containing protein, whose product MVSVLCLLALAGQDSAALEQKLFPTDDVWIYQFAQDQTSDPYLRVWGTGDAALGSSFEGHLPFSFSMLKFELPAAPEGSKLTGAKLVLTHSPEPGWTGQDAEKNPVEARSLTIDWNEANWEYDTAKKVHPSNDEATVYGTGWSKPPAGEDKFKVEIDLTKGKGGFQAAYDKALASPSKDLAIALTSKLTPEGGGEGMVYKFYSRSNDEALRPQLVLTFSK is encoded by the coding sequence ATGGTCTCCGTCCTTTGCCTACTCGCTCTTGCCGGGCAAGACTCGGCCGCGCTGGAACAGAAACTGTTCCCGACCGACGACGTGTGGATCTACCAGTTCGCCCAAGACCAGACATCGGATCCCTACCTCAGGGTCTGGGGCACGGGCGACGCCGCCCTCGGCTCCTCCTTCGAAGGTCACTTGCCGTTCAGCTTCAGCATGTTGAAATTCGAGCTTCCTGCCGCTCCCGAGGGTTCCAAACTTACCGGCGCCAAGCTCGTCCTGACCCACTCGCCGGAGCCGGGATGGACGGGACAAGACGCGGAGAAGAATCCGGTCGAAGCCCGTTCGCTGACGATCGACTGGAACGAGGCCAACTGGGAGTACGACACGGCCAAGAAGGTCCACCCGAGCAACGACGAAGCCACCGTTTACGGGACCGGCTGGTCCAAGCCGCCCGCAGGCGAAGACAAGTTCAAAGTCGAGATCGACCTGACGAAAGGTAAGGGTGGTTTCCAGGCCGCCTACGACAAAGCCCTGGCCTCGCCGTCGAAGGACCTCGCCATCGCTTTGACGTCGAAGCTCACGCCGGAAGGCGGCGGAGAGGGGATGGTCTACAAGTTCTATTCCCGTTCGAACGACGAAGCTTTGCGTCCCCAGTTGGTGTTGACGTTCAGTAAGTAA
- a CDS encoding endonuclease MutS2 gives MHALRVLEFETVLEMLAERCDTPQGAASARASTPSFDPTVVWTELEKTREADSVLVADPLRMSGLHDVAGPLKLAEKDAVLDGASLYKVGESLQTMARARDVLHRHRESAPILWRLGERLPELPRVEGRLLASLDGDGYVRDEASSELASARKKKASAAQKTLERIQSYVSGKTRDLLSDTVYTVRDGRYVIPLKAEHKGKVKGIVHDTSASGSTVYVEPEDIVALGNELRQAEAMERAETERVLRELSQLVGREAPVIRDGLDAASDIDLALARARFGQESGGCLPERTEGPRIEVREGRHPMLPRETCVPVSLKLGGETDVLLITGPNTGGKTVALKTVGLIVAMAQSGMMPLAKGVKFGCFKQIWADIGDEQSLEQSLSTFSGHVKNIAQALRSLVPGALVLLDEVGAGTDPDEGSSLARALLLAFQKEGAKVMASTHYGELKLLAANAPGFVNASMEFDEATLRPSYRLLVGVPGSSHALKIAERYGLPRGVLEEAQSGLSEQEADVAKMIERLQAAERRAVESTEEAERLATRLRSVEKEAESKIKKAEEARRSVRERATEELEALLREIRIEASDVFEALKKDPTQAGFDRARQRLKELQEVGQDFVRESKEKPAERPVGPAASVIVRGASVRISGFTQTGTVLEDPKDGKVLVQAGALKLTCKLGDLTPVPTSQGPIRARGGSVSLSKAMTARPEIHLRQMRAEDAGEELARFLDEAVLAGLSKVRIVHGKGEGVLRKVTHDLLKRHRDVRSYHEAEPEEGGAGVTVAVLK, from the coding sequence GTGCACGCGTTGCGCGTCCTGGAGTTCGAGACGGTCTTAGAGATGCTGGCCGAGCGGTGCGACACCCCCCAAGGTGCCGCGTCGGCTCGGGCGTCGACACCGTCGTTCGACCCGACCGTGGTCTGGACGGAACTTGAAAAGACGCGCGAAGCCGACTCCGTATTGGTCGCCGACCCGCTTCGAATGAGCGGACTGCACGATGTGGCCGGGCCGCTGAAGCTGGCCGAGAAGGACGCCGTCCTCGACGGGGCTTCCCTTTACAAAGTCGGCGAGTCGCTTCAGACGATGGCTCGGGCGAGAGACGTCCTCCACCGACATCGAGAGTCCGCGCCGATCCTATGGCGGCTTGGAGAGCGGCTTCCAGAGCTGCCGCGAGTGGAGGGGCGCCTCCTTGCCAGCTTGGACGGCGACGGATACGTCCGTGACGAAGCCTCGTCCGAACTGGCTTCGGCACGGAAGAAGAAGGCGTCGGCGGCCCAGAAGACCTTAGAACGGATCCAATCGTACGTTTCCGGTAAAACGCGCGACCTTCTCAGCGACACCGTCTACACGGTCCGTGACGGCCGCTACGTCATCCCGCTGAAAGCCGAGCACAAGGGCAAAGTCAAGGGCATCGTCCACGACACGAGCGCAAGCGGATCGACCGTTTATGTCGAGCCGGAGGACATCGTCGCCCTCGGCAACGAGCTTCGCCAGGCGGAAGCGATGGAGCGCGCCGAGACCGAGCGCGTCTTGAGAGAGCTGAGCCAACTCGTCGGTCGGGAAGCACCAGTGATCCGGGACGGACTCGATGCGGCGTCGGACATCGACCTCGCTCTCGCCCGGGCCAGGTTCGGCCAGGAGTCAGGGGGCTGTCTTCCCGAACGAACCGAAGGCCCTCGCATCGAGGTCCGTGAGGGTCGGCACCCGATGCTTCCGCGGGAGACGTGCGTCCCGGTATCGCTCAAGCTTGGCGGTGAGACCGACGTGCTCTTGATCACCGGGCCGAACACGGGGGGAAAAACTGTCGCCCTCAAGACGGTCGGATTGATCGTCGCCATGGCGCAGTCCGGCATGATGCCGCTGGCCAAGGGGGTCAAATTCGGCTGCTTCAAGCAGATTTGGGCGGACATCGGGGACGAGCAGTCGCTCGAACAGTCCTTGAGCACGTTCAGTGGGCACGTTAAGAACATCGCGCAAGCGCTGCGGAGCCTGGTCCCCGGAGCGCTGGTCTTGCTCGACGAAGTCGGTGCGGGGACGGACCCGGACGAAGGATCGAGCCTTGCCAGGGCCCTGCTCTTGGCCTTCCAGAAGGAAGGAGCCAAAGTCATGGCGTCCACGCACTACGGCGAACTGAAGCTCCTCGCAGCGAACGCGCCCGGCTTCGTGAACGCGTCGATGGAGTTCGACGAAGCGACGTTGCGCCCGTCTTACCGACTGCTCGTCGGAGTGCCCGGCTCGAGCCATGCGCTGAAGATCGCCGAACGGTACGGCCTACCCAGGGGCGTCCTGGAAGAGGCCCAGAGCGGACTTTCCGAACAAGAGGCCGACGTCGCGAAGATGATCGAGCGGTTGCAAGCGGCAGAGCGGAGGGCCGTCGAATCGACGGAAGAGGCCGAACGCCTCGCCACACGCCTCCGTTCCGTCGAGAAGGAGGCCGAGTCGAAGATCAAGAAGGCCGAGGAAGCCCGGAGGTCGGTCCGCGAGCGGGCCACCGAAGAGTTGGAGGCGCTGCTCCGCGAGATCCGGATCGAAGCCTCGGACGTGTTCGAAGCGTTGAAGAAAGACCCCACCCAGGCGGGGTTCGACCGGGCCCGTCAGCGCCTGAAAGAGTTACAGGAAGTCGGTCAAGACTTCGTCAGGGAATCGAAGGAGAAACCCGCCGAGCGGCCCGTCGGACCAGCTGCGTCGGTCATCGTGCGGGGCGCATCGGTCCGGATTTCGGGATTCACCCAGACGGGGACCGTGCTCGAAGATCCGAAGGACGGCAAGGTCTTGGTGCAAGCCGGAGCGTTGAAACTCACGTGCAAGTTGGGAGACCTGACCCCTGTGCCGACGTCCCAAGGCCCGATCCGGGCGCGCGGGGGCTCCGTCTCGTTGAGCAAAGCGATGACCGCCCGCCCGGAGATCCATTTGCGTCAGATGCGTGCCGAGGACGCTGGGGAAGAGCTTGCCCGATTCCTCGACGAAGCTGTCCTGGCGGGCCTCTCGAAAGTCCGGATCGTCCACGGCAAGGGCGAGGGTGTCCTTCGCAAGGTCACGCACGACTTGTTGAAGCGCCACCGCGATGTCCGGTCATATCACGAAGCCGAACCCGAGGAAGGGGGGGCCGGCGTCACCGTCGCCGTGCTGAAATGA
- a CDS encoding bifunctional hydroxymethylpyrimidine kinase/phosphomethylpyrimidine kinase, with translation MDLREIVAGFEGLQVAVLGDLMMDEYLWGDASRVSPESPVLVIDVQRETAVPGGAANVAANLMALGATTKVFGAVGDDGAGADLRDKLAERGADVLGIVTDASRPTTRKTRVVAQNQQVLRIDREHAHDLAGPVASELARRLLGSIDGLDAVLASDYDKGVVNEATVPPAVARARAGSVPFLVNAKPDNVGLLKGASVVTLNIGEALAASGDKRFRTDEIGVAGQSLREAIGCDALVVTRGPKGLAVWTDDAPAVLVPAKQVEVYDVAGAGDTVVSTMTLAVAAGAGLREAAELAVHAAAVVVGKVGVATVTRDELLAHFED, from the coding sequence ATGGACCTCCGGGAAATCGTCGCCGGCTTCGAGGGGTTGCAGGTCGCCGTCCTGGGCGACCTCATGATGGACGAGTACCTCTGGGGGGACGCCTCCCGCGTCTCGCCTGAATCGCCCGTCCTCGTGATCGACGTCCAACGTGAAACGGCCGTCCCGGGAGGGGCCGCGAACGTTGCGGCGAACCTCATGGCCCTCGGCGCGACGACCAAGGTGTTCGGCGCGGTCGGGGACGACGGCGCAGGAGCGGACTTACGTGACAAGCTTGCGGAACGAGGAGCGGACGTCTTGGGCATCGTGACCGACGCCTCTCGGCCGACGACCCGGAAGACAAGGGTCGTCGCCCAGAACCAGCAAGTCCTCCGCATCGACAGGGAGCACGCCCACGATCTTGCCGGTCCCGTCGCGTCCGAATTGGCCCGTCGGCTCCTTGGTTCGATCGACGGCTTGGACGCCGTCCTGGCTTCGGACTACGACAAAGGGGTCGTGAACGAGGCGACCGTGCCACCGGCCGTCGCACGTGCTCGCGCAGGGTCCGTCCCCTTCCTCGTGAACGCGAAACCGGACAACGTCGGCCTCTTGAAGGGGGCTTCGGTGGTCACCCTCAATATCGGTGAGGCCTTGGCGGCGAGTGGGGACAAACGGTTCCGTACGGACGAGATCGGGGTTGCCGGGCAATCCCTTCGGGAAGCGATCGGGTGCGACGCGCTTGTCGTAACGAGGGGGCCGAAGGGGCTGGCCGTCTGGACGGACGATGCTCCGGCCGTCCTCGTGCCGGCAAAGCAAGTGGAGGTCTACGACGTCGCCGGTGCGGGAGACACCGTGGTTTCGACCATGACCTTGGCGGTCGCGGCCGGAGCGGGTCTTCGGGAAGCCGCCGAACTCGCCGTCCATGCCGCGGCGGTGGTCGTCGGCAAGGTCGGCGTCGCGACGGTCACACGCGACGAACTCCTTGCGCACTTTGAAGACTAG
- the cdd gene encoding cytidine deaminase — translation MSPEYHGPPVDTPALLEAARLARSNSYAPYSVYEVGAAVLGEDGTVYKGCNVENASFGLTVCAERSAIVTMVGAGCRRLKAVAVSTKDGGTPCGMCLQTILEFAGQDDVPIWCADDEGQVRGHTLRSLLPQGFRLG, via the coding sequence ATGAGCCCGGAGTATCATGGGCCTCCTGTGGACACGCCCGCACTGCTCGAGGCCGCCAGACTCGCAAGGTCGAACTCGTATGCCCCTTACTCCGTCTACGAAGTAGGCGCTGCCGTGCTCGGCGAAGACGGCACGGTCTACAAGGGATGCAACGTCGAGAACGCTTCGTTCGGCTTGACGGTCTGCGCCGAACGGTCCGCGATCGTCACGATGGTGGGCGCGGGGTGCCGAAGGCTGAAAGCCGTCGCTGTGTCGACAAAGGACGGCGGGACGCCGTGCGGCATGTGCCTGCAGACGATTTTGGAGTTCGCCGGCCAGGACGACGTCCCTATATGGTGTGCGGACGACGAAGGTCAGGTCAGAGGACACACGCTCCGGTCGTTGTTGCCCCAAGGATTCAGGTTAGGTTGA
- a CDS encoding alpha-L-fucosidase yields the protein MTSPRPLDRISAFEDLAFGLFVHWGLYSQLARGEWVQHFEKPGRADYLRLMDSFTAEDFDADALVLLAKRAGMRYITLTARHHEGFSLYDTDGLSDLDVTRTPCRRDLVREFVEACHRGGIVPMIYHTTLDWNDPRFESDWDGYQRYLRASVERLCTGYGPIGGFWFDGNWSRPDADWQVGELYDVIRRHQPEAIIVNNTGVDERGRGGHAEVDAVTFERGRPEPIDRNGAPKYVAAEMCHTMNFHWGTAAKDFNFLSPAHVIEELCFARRAGANLLMNIGPSAQGGLPEYESAALAKVGEWTALHGGLNGPLYQGRPCGVTAEGEDFGLIVGDGLYLFVTRQTRTADTVYLASDDQEPSFRTFRGVDSSFRRAEWLDDGTAIGLDVHDGVARLDVGTYPYGTNTVVRIAKLSR from the coding sequence ATGACGTCCCCTCGACCCCTCGACCGGATCTCAGCCTTCGAGGACCTCGCGTTCGGCCTCTTCGTCCACTGGGGGCTTTACTCGCAACTGGCCCGAGGCGAATGGGTGCAGCACTTCGAAAAGCCAGGGAGGGCCGACTACCTGCGGTTGATGGACTCGTTCACGGCCGAGGATTTCGATGCCGATGCCCTCGTCTTGCTGGCGAAACGGGCGGGCATGCGGTACATCACACTGACCGCACGCCACCACGAAGGATTCAGCCTGTACGACACGGACGGCCTTTCGGACCTCGACGTGACCCGGACGCCCTGCCGTCGCGACCTCGTCAGGGAATTCGTCGAGGCGTGCCACCGTGGCGGGATCGTCCCGATGATCTATCACACGACCCTCGACTGGAACGATCCTCGTTTCGAGTCCGATTGGGACGGATATCAGCGTTACTTGCGAGCGAGCGTGGAGAGGCTTTGCACGGGTTACGGCCCGATCGGCGGGTTCTGGTTCGACGGCAATTGGAGCCGTCCGGACGCCGACTGGCAGGTCGGAGAACTCTACGATGTGATCCGACGGCACCAACCAGAGGCCATCATCGTCAACAACACGGGCGTCGACGAACGGGGACGCGGCGGCCACGCGGAAGTCGACGCCGTCACCTTCGAGCGTGGACGTCCTGAGCCGATCGACCGAAACGGCGCCCCTAAGTACGTCGCCGCCGAGATGTGTCATACGATGAACTTCCATTGGGGCACGGCGGCCAAGGACTTCAACTTCCTTTCCCCGGCCCACGTCATCGAGGAGCTTTGCTTCGCGAGACGCGCCGGGGCGAACCTCCTCATGAACATCGGCCCCTCGGCTCAAGGCGGCCTTCCCGAATACGAGTCGGCGGCCCTCGCCAAGGTCGGCGAATGGACGGCCCTGCACGGCGGGCTGAACGGACCTCTCTATCAAGGGCGGCCGTGCGGAGTGACGGCAGAAGGCGAAGACTTCGGCCTCATTGTGGGAGACGGGCTCTACCTGTTCGTCACCCGGCAGACCCGCACGGCGGATACGGTCTACCTGGCGTCGGACGATCAAGAGCCCAGTTTCCGGACGTTCAGGGGGGTGGACTCTTCGTTCCGTCGGGCCGAATGGCTCGACGACGGCACGGCCATCGGCCTTGACGTCCACGATGGCGTCGCGAGGCTCGACGTGGGGACGTACCCCTATGGGACGAACACCGTCGTCCGGATCGCGAAACTCAGTCGCTGA
- a CDS encoding SIS domain-containing protein, whose amino-acid sequence MPASFAASFAEAARLLEAFRQDSKTLSVLGTVADALVACFERGDKALVCGNGGSLADSVHFAEEWTGRFRQDREPYPVLALAEPSHVTCVANDYGFDHVFERGVRAFGKTGDLLFLLSTSGNSRNLVLAAEAARSAGLTTVGFLGRGGGDVAPLCDLVVMAPGETSDRIQELHMLALHTLIEVVEERLAA is encoded by the coding sequence ATGCCGGCCTCCTTCGCCGCCTCGTTCGCCGAAGCGGCGCGACTTCTCGAGGCCTTTCGACAGGATTCGAAGACGTTGTCCGTTCTCGGAACGGTCGCCGACGCGTTGGTCGCTTGTTTCGAGCGCGGCGACAAGGCGTTGGTCTGCGGGAACGGCGGCAGCCTTGCGGACTCGGTCCACTTCGCGGAGGAGTGGACGGGCCGGTTCCGGCAAGACCGGGAACCCTATCCGGTGCTGGCCCTCGCCGAACCGTCCCATGTCACCTGCGTGGCGAACGACTACGGATTCGACCATGTGTTCGAAAGGGGAGTGAGGGCCTTTGGGAAGACGGGAGACCTGCTCTTCCTGCTTTCGACGTCCGGAAACTCGCGCAACCTCGTGCTTGCCGCCGAGGCGGCCCGAAGCGCGGGCCTGACGACCGTCGGTTTTTTGGGTCGCGGCGGCGGAGACGTGGCACCCCTTTGCGACCTGGTCGTCATGGCTCCGGGCGAGACGTCCGATCGGATCCAAGAACTGCACATGCTGGCGCTCCATACGTTGATCGAGGTCGTCGAAGAGAGGCTGGCCGCGTGA